One Comamonas endophytica DNA window includes the following coding sequences:
- a CDS encoding D-2-hydroxyacid dehydrogenase family protein, whose amino-acid sequence MNIVILDDYQDAVRKLHCASRLDALNAKVYTNTVKGLGQLSVRLRDADIIVLIRDRTAITRQLIEKLPRLKLIAQTGRVGAHIDVQACTEHGIAIAEGVSSPVAPAELTWALIMAAMRRLPQYIANLKHGAWQQSGFKAASMPPNFALGSVLRGRTLGIWGYGRIGRIVAGYGRAFGMNVRVWGRDASRAEALADGYQAATTREEFFAQCDVISLHLRLNEATQHLIGLEDLALMKPTALLVNTSRAELIAPDALVAALQSGRPGMAAVDVFESEPILQGHALLRMENCICTPHLGYVEQDSYELYFGAAFDNVVNFIDGAPTQIVNPDYQLARR is encoded by the coding sequence ATGAACATTGTGATCCTGGACGACTACCAAGACGCCGTACGCAAGCTGCATTGCGCCAGCCGCCTCGACGCGCTCAACGCCAAGGTCTACACCAACACCGTCAAGGGCCTGGGCCAGCTGTCCGTGCGGTTGCGCGACGCGGACATCATCGTGCTGATCCGCGACCGTACCGCCATCACCCGCCAGCTGATCGAGAAGCTTCCCCGCCTCAAGCTCATTGCCCAGACCGGCCGGGTGGGCGCGCACATCGATGTCCAGGCCTGCACCGAACACGGCATTGCCATTGCCGAAGGCGTGAGCTCGCCGGTCGCGCCCGCGGAGCTGACCTGGGCGCTGATCATGGCCGCGATGCGCCGGCTGCCGCAGTACATCGCCAATCTCAAGCATGGCGCCTGGCAGCAGTCGGGCTTCAAGGCCGCCTCGATGCCGCCGAACTTCGCGCTGGGCAGCGTGCTGCGCGGCAGGACGCTGGGCATCTGGGGCTACGGCCGCATCGGCCGCATCGTCGCCGGCTACGGCCGCGCCTTCGGCATGAACGTGCGCGTCTGGGGGCGCGACGCTTCGCGCGCCGAGGCCCTGGCCGACGGCTACCAGGCGGCGACGACGCGCGAGGAATTCTTCGCGCAGTGCGATGTCATCAGCCTGCATCTGCGCCTCAACGAAGCCACGCAGCACCTCATCGGCCTCGAGGACCTGGCGCTGATGAAGCCCACGGCGCTGCTGGTCAACACCTCGCGGGCCGAGCTCATCGCGCCCGATGCGCTGGTGGCCGCGCTGCAAAGCGGCCGCCCGGGCATGGCCGCCGTCGACGTGTTCGAGAGCGAGCCCATCCTGCAGGGGCATGCGCTGCTGCGCATGGAAAACTGCATCTGCACGCCGCACCTGGGCTATGTGGAGCAGGACAGCTATGAGCTGTACTTCGGCGCGGCCTTCGACAATGTCGTCAACTTCATCGACGGCGCACCCACGCAGATCGTCAATCCCGACTACCAGCTCGCGCGGCGCTGA
- a CDS encoding DNA polymerase III subunit chi, protein MTEVAFHFNAPDRLAYVCRFVRKALRSDVRVVVTGPPAVTQALSQMLWKLAPSDFLAHACEGDDAQVFAASPVLLVQDERCAPHQELLVNLWEQVPVHFARFARLVEVVSAQDEHDRAQARLRWKHYAGLGLDIVRHDLVLKGG, encoded by the coding sequence ATGACGGAAGTCGCGTTCCACTTCAATGCGCCGGACCGGCTGGCCTATGTCTGCCGTTTCGTGCGCAAGGCGCTGCGCAGCGATGTGCGCGTGGTGGTGACAGGGCCGCCGGCGGTGACGCAGGCGCTGTCGCAGATGCTGTGGAAGCTCGCGCCGTCCGACTTCCTGGCCCATGCCTGCGAGGGCGACGACGCGCAGGTGTTTGCCGCGTCGCCGGTGCTGCTGGTGCAGGACGAGCGCTGCGCGCCGCACCAGGAGCTGCTGGTCAACCTGTGGGAGCAGGTGCCGGTGCATTTCGCGCGCTTTGCGCGCCTGGTCGAGGTCGTGAGCGCGCAGGACGAGCACGACCGGGCGCAGGCCCGGCTGCGCTGGAAGCATTACGCGGGCCTGGGCCTGGACATCGTGCGCCATGACCTGGTGCTGAAAGGCGGATGA